One stretch of Dokdonia sp. Hel_I_53 DNA includes these proteins:
- a CDS encoding IMPACT family protein: MKDTYKTILKPSQEALFKDRNSKFYGYAFPVKTEEDVKGHIESLKKEHYQARHWCYAYVLGEEYDQYRANDDGEPSNSAGAPIYGQLQSYDVTNVLVVVVRYFGGTKLGVGGLINAYRSGAQLALENSKIITRTIDISFSIQFEYPLLNKVMRLINDFDVKVIEQEMQLNCKFDLAIRRKEASKVIRSFEEVYGIELLENN; this comes from the coding sequence ATGAAGGATACCTACAAAACCATTTTAAAACCTTCTCAAGAAGCGCTTTTTAAGGATCGTAATAGTAAGTTTTATGGGTATGCATTTCCTGTTAAAACCGAAGAAGATGTCAAAGGACATATAGAGAGCTTAAAGAAAGAACACTATCAAGCTAGACACTGGTGTTACGCATATGTCCTGGGAGAGGAATATGATCAGTATAGAGCAAATGATGATGGTGAGCCATCTAATAGCGCGGGGGCACCAATTTATGGACAATTACAATCTTATGATGTGACCAACGTATTGGTGGTAGTGGTGCGTTATTTTGGCGGTACAAAACTTGGCGTAGGAGGATTGATCAATGCATATCGCTCTGGAGCCCAACTTGCTTTAGAAAATTCTAAAATAATAACACGCACGATAGATATTTCTTTTTCTATACAATTTGAATATCCTTTACTCAATAAGGTGATGCGCTTAATAAACGACTTTGATGTAAAAGTTATAGAGCAAGAGATGCAATTAAATTGCAAATTCGACCTAGCAATACGTAGAAAGGAAGCTAGCAAAGTAATTAGATCTTTTGAAGAAGTCTATGGGATTGAACTATTAGAAAATAACTAA
- a CDS encoding acyl-CoA thioesterase, which yields MKNHRTFVKVRYAETDQMGIVHHGNYAQYLEIARLEWLGELGISYKWMEENGVMLPVHNLNIDFKKSAYFDEELTITTTLRAIPSVRIIFDYQITNSSQEILTNASTELIFVNTKTGKPMRCPDYILDKL from the coding sequence TTGAAAAATCACAGAACTTTTGTTAAAGTTAGATATGCAGAAACAGATCAAATGGGTATAGTACACCATGGTAATTATGCTCAATACCTTGAAATCGCTAGACTCGAGTGGTTAGGTGAGCTTGGTATTTCATATAAATGGATGGAGGAAAATGGCGTAATGCTTCCCGTCCATAACTTAAATATAGATTTTAAAAAGTCTGCCTATTTTGATGAAGAACTTACTATAACGACTACTCTTAGAGCGATTCCCAGTGTTCGTATTATATTTGATTATCAAATCACAAATAGTTCACAAGAAATACTCACAAATGCAAGTACAGAATTGATTTTTGTAAACACAAAAACAGGTAAACCTATGAGGTGCCCAGATTACATACTTGATAAATTATAA
- the dnaA gene encoding chromosomal replication initiator protein DnaA, with protein sequence MTITAQSVWDNCLSFIKDNITPQAYKTWFEPIKAVKLTDNALSIQVPSKFFYEWLEEHYVKLLKVALNKELGEHAKLVYVIKMENTYGNNQPFTEKIPSANRSTMKSQEVDAPLKNKNPELKNPFVIPGIRNLQIESQLNPNYNFDNFLEGESNRLARSAGMAVANKPGGTSFNPLLIFGGVGLGKTHLAHAIGVQIKDQYPAKTVLYISAEKFTQQYIESVKKNNRNDFIHFYQVIDVLIVDDIQLLSGKAGTQDVFFHIFNHLHQNGKQVILTSDKAPVDMQDIEQRLLSRFKWGLSAELQHPGFETRISIIKHKLYQDGVDMPEDIVEFLANNIKTNIRELEGAIISLIAHSSFNKKEITLDLAKKIVDNYVKHTKREVSIDYIQKIVSDYFQMDVETLQSKTRKRHIVQARQLAMFFAKKLTKASLASIGSQIGQRDHATVLHACKTVDNLASTDKQFRKYVEDLGKKLSN encoded by the coding sequence ATGACTATAACTGCGCAATCTGTATGGGATAATTGTCTCTCTTTTATAAAGGACAATATAACTCCCCAAGCGTATAAAACTTGGTTTGAGCCTATCAAAGCAGTTAAACTTACTGACAATGCTTTAAGCATTCAGGTCCCTAGTAAATTTTTCTATGAATGGCTTGAGGAGCACTACGTAAAATTACTTAAGGTAGCATTAAATAAAGAATTAGGTGAGCATGCAAAACTGGTCTATGTGATCAAAATGGAGAACACCTACGGTAATAACCAACCCTTTACTGAAAAGATTCCTAGCGCAAACCGTAGCACTATGAAATCTCAAGAGGTAGATGCCCCTCTTAAAAACAAAAATCCTGAGCTTAAAAATCCATTTGTTATCCCGGGTATCCGTAATTTACAAATAGAATCGCAGCTCAATCCTAACTATAATTTTGATAACTTTTTAGAAGGAGAGTCTAATCGCCTAGCACGATCTGCTGGTATGGCAGTGGCAAATAAACCCGGTGGTACTTCTTTTAATCCACTTCTTATTTTTGGAGGCGTAGGATTAGGGAAAACCCACTTGGCACACGCTATTGGAGTTCAAATCAAAGATCAATATCCTGCAAAGACAGTTCTATATATTTCTGCTGAAAAATTTACTCAACAATACATAGAGTCTGTAAAAAAGAATAACAGAAACGACTTTATTCACTTTTACCAAGTGATAGATGTCCTTATTGTAGATGATATACAGCTATTAAGTGGTAAAGCGGGAACTCAAGATGTCTTTTTCCATATCTTTAATCATCTTCACCAAAATGGCAAACAAGTCATCTTAACAAGTGACAAAGCGCCTGTGGATATGCAAGATATCGAGCAACGATTATTGTCTAGATTTAAATGGGGTTTAAGCGCAGAGTTGCAACATCCAGGCTTTGAAACTCGCATTTCCATTATAAAGCATAAGCTATATCAAGATGGTGTAGATATGCCTGAAGATATAGTTGAGTTTCTAGCAAATAACATCAAAACTAACATAAGAGAGCTCGAAGGAGCAATCATCTCTTTAATTGCCCATTCTTCTTTTAACAAGAAAGAAATTACACTTGATCTTGCTAAGAAAATTGTTGATAATTACGTTAAGCACACGAAGAGGGAAGTATCAATCGATTACATACAAAAAATTGTATCTGATTATTTCCAGATGGATGTTGAAACACTTCAGTCTAAAACCCGTAAGCGTCATATTGTACAGGCACGCCAGCTGGCCATGTTTTTTGCAAAGAAATTAACCAAAGCATCTCTTGCAAGTATAGGTTCTCAAATAGGACAACGTGATCATGCTACCGTACTACATGCCTGTAAAACTGTAGATAACCTCGCTAGTACAGACAAACAATTTAGAAAGTATGTGGAAGATCTTGGTAAAAAATTATCCAATTAA